A stretch of DNA from Oryzomonas sagensis:
GATGGCAAACTTTGCCGTTTCGCTGCACATGGCCGTGCATATTTTCAGGCCGGAAAGCACGGAAAGGGTCAGGCCCGCCAGAAGCGCCAGCCAGAGCACAACGCCGGCGACCGTTTTGCCTGCACCGCTTGATGATAAAGGCATCGAGCTACTCTTGCTTGTTGAAGAATTCATAGAAACGCAAATAATGTATCGCTTATTCCCTGGGACATCAACCCCATCTGTAATCAGTCTTTCAATATAGCACGGCGGGCGTAAAATGCGAGTGCAATTTTCCCTACCGTGTGGGCCCCTGAGGCGGCTGCCGGGCTCGGCAACAACGGCATGTCACAGCTGCCGCGCCACCGGGACGCTCACCCCGCTTGACCCGGCGGCGCATCGTATCTATAGTAATGGCAGATTGACTCCATTCAGATCAACGATAACCCCGAGGCGAGCGAGATGACGTCACCTTTGCACCACAAACCGTTCCTCCTCTTTTTGCTGGCGCGCGCCGCAGCCACCATCGCGTACCAGATGACCGGCGTCGCCGTGGGGTGGCAGATCTATTCCTTGACCCATCGCGCCTTTGACCTCGGTCTGGTCGGACTCGTACAATTCATCCCCTCGGCAGCGCTGGTACTGCTGGTGGGACATGTTGCCGACCGTTACGATCGCCGCCGGATCGTCTTTCTCGCACAATTCGTCGAGGCGGCGGCGCTGGCCGGCCTCTGCCTGGGAAGCCACGCCCAGTGGGCCGGCAGGGAGGCCATCCTTGCGTTCATCTTCCTGATCGGCATCGCCCGCGCCTTTGAATTCACCACCCTCCAGACCCTGGTCCCCTCGCTGGTGGATCAGGAAACCCTGCCCAAGGCAGTGGCGCTCAACGCTTCGGTCAGACAGGCGGCCGTCATTATCGGCCCGATGATGGGCGGTTTCCTCTACATTGCCGGCCCTGCGGTGGTTTATGCCGTCAGCGGCGCGCTCTTTCTCCTGTCGGCCGCCGCCATTGCGGCAATCAGGATCGAACGACCGCTGTCACTGCTCCGCGAACCGGTTTCCCTCCACTTTGTCTTTGCAGGGGTTTCCTATATCCGCAGCCGTCGGGTCGTGCTGGGGGCCATATCCCTCGACCTGTTCGCCGTGCTGCTCGGCGGCGCCACCGCCCTGCTGCCGATCTATGCCCGCGACATCCTCTCCGCCGGCCCCTGGGGGCTCGGTTTCCTGCGTTCCGCGCCGGCCGTCGGTGCCTTTGCCGCCTCCGTCTACCTGGCGCGCCAGCCATTGCAGCGCAAGGTGGGAAAGGTCATGTTTGCCGCGGTAACCTGGTTCGGCATCGCCACCATCGTCTTTGCCCTCTCCACGTCCCTTGCCCTGTCATTCGCGGCGCTGGTGGTGCTCGGCTGGTCCGACATGTTGAGCGTGGTCATCCGCTCCACGCTGGTGCAGTTGGAGACCCCCGATGAAATGCGCGGACGGGTCAGCGCCGTCAACGCCATCTTCATCGGCACCTCCAACGAGTTGGGAGAATTCGAGTCGGGGTTGACCGCCGCCTGGTTCGGGGCAATGCCCGCCGCACTGATCGGCGGTATCGGCACCTTGCTGGTCGTCCTGCTCTGGAGGCGTTTTTTTCCCGAACTGGCGCAACGCGAGCGGCTCCAGGCGGATTAAAAGCTGTCCGCACAGGCCTTGCAGATCGTTCTCCGTACAATCTGACACTTTCTTTCCAGCACGCCACTGTGGTATTACTAGCGGGACGTAACTCCATCACGGGGAGCCGATGCATGCTTCTTTGGCACATATTCTGGGTTTATACGCGGGTCGCCCTCTTTTCCTGGGGTGGCGGGCCGGCCTCACTTGCGCTGATGCAGCGCGAAACCACGACGGCGTTCTGGCTGCCGCCCGGGGGGACGGCCCCCGTGCCGTGGATGTCCCCTGAAGAGTTTGCCGATGCCGTGGCGGTGGGCAATGCCTTGCCGGGCCCGGTTGCGCCCCAGGTATCGGCCTGCGTCGGCTACAAGCTGGCCGGGGTCCCCGGCGCCGTGGCCGCGGCAGCGGGGACGGTGGTCCCCACGACCCTGCTGATGCTCATCATGGTGGCCTATTTTTTCCATGTCAAGGACAGCCCGAACATCGCGGCGGCCCTCAAGGTGGTGCGGCCGCTGGTGGTCGGGCTCCTGCTCTGGACCGCCTACGACATGGCCTTTTCGGTCTTCGGCGCCGGCAAAAACGGGTGGGGGACGGCCCTGACCATTGGCTGGGACAAGATCATCTTCGTCCTGGCGGCCTTTGTCCTTTTAACCCTCACCAGGATCAATCCGGCGCTGATCATCTTCGGCGGGGCCTTGATCGGCGGGATGCTCTACCGCTGACGCACGGCAACATTTGAGATACAAGGAATTGGGCAAACAGTGACCACACGACCTGGGCAAAGACATCGGCAGACCTCCGGCCCCCGTGCCGGCCTCGGACGCATCCTGCGGGCCGGCTTTGCCGTTCTCCTCCTGTGCCTCCCGGTCCTGCCCGCCTTCGGCGCCACCGATACCCAGAGCCGGAATCCCGGCGACAAGGTCATCATCGTCGGCGGCAACCGCGCCTACCCTCCCTACGAGTTCCTCGACAAGGACGGCCAACCGGCGGGGTACAATGTGGATCTCACCCGGGCCATCGCCAAGGTCATGGGGATGAAGGTGGAATTCCGCTTCGGCGCGTGGTCCGAGATGCGCACCGCCCTCATGAATGGCGAGATCGACGTCCTCCAGGGGATCTCTTTTTCGGAGGAACGATTAGGGTCCATCACCTTTTCCCCTCCCCACACCATCGTTCACCACGCCATCTTTGCCCGCAAGGACACCAAACCGGTCAACTCCATCCAGGAGTTGCACGGCAAGGAGATCATCGTTTTCCGCGACGGGATCATGCATGACTCCCTGAGGAATCTCGGCTTCAGCGGCGACCTGCACTTCTCCGACACCCCGGCCGACGCCCTGCGCCTTCTCGCCTCCGGCGCCCACGACTACGCGGTCGTCGCCATCTTGCCCGGCATGTACCTCATCCGGGAACTCCACCTGACGAACGTCGTTCCGGTGGCGACCAGCATTGCGGCCCAGAAGTACTGCTATGGCGTCAGAAAAGGGAATGACGAGCTGATGACCCGCATCAGCGAGGGGCTCGCCATCCTCCACAAAACCGGCCAGTACCAGGCGATCTACGACAAATGGCTCGGCACCCTGGAACCGCCGCCGGTTTCCTGGGAGCGGGCCGTGCGCTATGGCGCCCTCGCCCTGGTCCTGCTCCTGCTCATTCTGGCCGCCACGGTGGTCTGGTCCCGGACCCTCCAGAAGCGCGTGGCGCTGCGGACCCAGGAACTGGCCCGCGAGTCGGCGGAGCGTAAACGCGCCCTGGAAGAGCTTCGCCGTCACCAGGACAAACTCATTCAGGCCGACAAGATGGCCTCCCTGGGTATCCTGGTCTCCGGCGTGGCCCACGAGATCAACAACCCCAACGGCCTGATCCTGCTCAACATGCCGATCCTCAAGGAGGTCTACCAGGACGCGGTGGAGGTTTTGGAGGCCCACTACCACGAATCCGGTGATTTTCCCCTCGGCGGCCTCCCCTATTCGCGGATGCGCAACGAGGTTCCACACATGCTGGACGAAATGCTGGAGGGCTCGAAACGCATCAAACGCATCGTCGAGGAGCTCAAGGATTTCGCCCGCCAGGACGACAACTCCGGCAGCGACCTTTTCGACCTGAATCAGGTTGCCCAGGCGGCCGTACGCCTGGTCGACAGCTCGCTCCGCAAGGCAACGGTCAATTTTTCGGCGGAGTACGCCGCCGACATCCCCCAGGTGCGGGGAAACACCCAACGCATCGAACAGGTTGTCGTCAACCTGCTGCTCAACGCCTGCCAGGCGCTGCCCAACACGGAGTGCAAGATATCCCTGGCCACGTTCCGCGTCAGCAATGCCAGGATCGTGGCCCTGACCATAACGGACGAGGGGGTCGGCATAGCCTCCGAACATATCCCCCGCCTGACCGATCCGTTCTTCACCACCAAACGGGAGACGGGAGGGACCGGGCTGGGCCTCTCGGTGTCGGCGGGGATCGTCAATGAGCACGGCGGGACGCTCAAGTTCACCTCGACCCCCGGCGCAGGCACGACCGTCATCCTGACCCTCCCGGCCGCCGAGGAGACACCCTAATGAACCAGAACCTGTATCCTCCCTTTTGCATACTCCTTGTGGATGACGAACCGGCCTGGCTCCGTTCGCTCTCCCTTACCCTGGAGCGTTCCGCCGGTATTACCAATATTATTACCTGCCAGGACAGCCGGGAGGTGAAGGAGATCATCGCCAGCCGGAATGTCGGCCTGATCCTTCTTGATCTCACCATGCCCCATGTCTCGGGCGAAGACCTCCTGACCATGATCGCGGAACAGCACCCGGAAACCACCACCATCGTGATCAGCGGCATGAACCAACTGGAGACCGCCGTGCGCTGCATGAGGCTCGGGGCATTTGATTACTTCGTCAAGACGGTGGAAGAAGACCGTCTGGTGGGCGGCGTGCTGCGCGCCATCAGGATGTTGGAACTCCAGCGCGAGAATCACGAGATGTCCAGCCGCGTCCTCACCGGGTCGCTTCGGCATCCCGAAGCCTTTACCGCCATCATCACGGCCAACCAGGCCATGCACGCCATTTTTTCCTATGTGGAAGCGGTGGCGGTCAGCCCCCAGCCGCTCCTCATCACCGGCGAAAGCGGCGTCGGCAAGGAACTCCTCGCCCGCGCCACCCATCTTCTGAGCGGCTGTGCGGGACCGCTTGTGGCGGTGAATGTGGCCGGCCTGGACGATACGGTGTTTGCCGACACCCTTTTCGGCCATATCAAAGGCGCCTTCACCGGTGCCGACCACCAGCGCCGGGGGATGATCGAGGAGGCTGCCGACGGCACCCTGTTCCTGGATGAAATCGGCGATCTCAGCATCCCATCCCAGATCAAGCTCCTGAGGCTTCTCCAGGAGGGGGAGTACTTTCCCTTGGGGAGCGACCGACCGAAACGCCTCAAGGCGCGCATCATCGTGGCCACCCACCACGACCTTGCCCAGAAAGAGGCTGACGGGAGATTCCGCCGCGACCTTTTCTACCGCCTGCGGACGCACCACGTCCAAGTCCCTCCCCTCCGGGAGCGGAAGGAGGACATTCCGTTACTCCTCGACTATTTCCTCGGCAAAGTCGCGCATTCCCTGGGAAAAAAGAAGCCGACCCCTCCCCGGGAGCTGGCCCTGCTCCTTGCCACCTACTCCTTTCCCGGCAACGTACGCGAACTGAAAGCCATGATTTACGACGCCGTAAGCGTCCATCGCGACCACATCCTCTCCATGGACACCTTTTTGCGCGGCATCGGCCAACCCGACTCCTCACCCGTCGCCGCCGCTCCCGAGGGCAATCCCTTTTCTTGTCTCGAGCGTCTTCCCTCCTTTTCGGAGGCAACGGAACTGCTCGTTTCCGAGGCCATAACCCGTGCCAAAGGCAATCAGACAATCGCCGCGCGCTTGCTCGGCATCTCTCAACCCGCCCTGAGCAAGCGCCTCAAGCTGGCGCGTGAGCAGGAAGAATAACAGCGACCCTGGCCACGGGGAGCAACTCCCAGCCTACCCTGCGCCCCCAGCGCTACCGGACATCGGGAGATGATGGGGCTATCTGAATTTGCCCGCTGCCGGCACAGCCCGCTTAAAGGCCCACGCCTCGATTTTTTTGATCTGTTCTGCCATGGTAACGGAAAGTGGAACCGTTTGGCTGATCATGACCATCAGGTCCTGTTGGGTCATGGGCCGTCTGTCGGCAAGCGCTTCGAAAACCGCCGAATTGACGGCCTGCTCAATCTCCGCGCCAGAGAATCCGCGGGTGGAGCCGGCCAGGAGCGGGATGTCGAAAGAGGCCGGCTCAACCTGCCGCTTCGTCAGATGAATACGAAAGATCTGTTCCCGGGCAGCAACCTCAGGTAAGCCAACATAGAATATTTCGTCAAAGCGTCCTTTGCGCAGTACCTCGGCCGGGAGCATTTCAATGGCATTCGCCGTGGCGGCCACAAACACCGGCTCGCGTTTCTCCTGCATCCACGTCAGAAAGGTCCCCAGCACCCGGGACGCCGCACCGCCTTCGGACTTGAAACCGTGGGTCGTAATGCCGGATTCTATTTCATCGATCCAGAGCACACAGGGCGCCACAGCCCCCGCCGTATCGAACGCCTGGCGTAAACTCGCCTCCGGTGTGCCGAACAGGCCGCCGTAGACCGTCGACATGTCGAGCCGAATCAGGGGAAGATGCCACTCGGCCGCGATCGACTTGACGAACAGCGATTTGCCGCAGCCCGCAATCCCCATGACCAGCACTCCCCGGGGAAGCCCAACCCCTGCCGATATGCCGTCCAATCCAAAGGCGCAGGTGCGCCGTTCCAGCCAGTGTTTGAGGTTTTCCATCCCCCCGAGCTGGTTGCATCCGACGACATCCGTAACAAGTTCCATAATGCCGCTCTGCTGAATGATCCGCCGCTTATTTTCCAGAAGGGCCGCAACGGGATTAGTGCCGCCCGCCACTTCATCCAGACGCAGCAAACGCACCGACCTTTCAAGGTCGACGAGATCAAGCCCCCTGGCAGCGACCGCCAGCCGTTCGAACAACGTGGGGTCCTCTTGGCACGCTTTGGCAAATGACGGTTCCCGATTCAGCATATACTTCAGAAAATCCTGGATCTCCCCAATCCCGGGAAGCCCTTGGGTCACCATGATGCAATCTTCCCGGAGGACGTGGGGAACCCACTCCTCATCCCCCAGGATGACCGCCACCTTGCCCTTGCCGCTCGAAGCGGAGGCGAGGTCCTTGAATTTCCTGACCAACAGCGGGTTGTCCCGCCACAGCCGGTGGACATCCTTCATGATCATCATAAAGGGACCGGGGTGGGCAATGGCAAAATCGAGGGCCTTGAGCGGGTCTGCCGTATCCGGGACAACAGCCCCTTCCCGGCTCAAACCAGTCGTACAGGTCCAGACAATGGGGGGCCCCATTCCCTTGAGCCGTGCGGCGACCTGGTTTAACAGCCTTTCGCTGCGCTGTTCGTTGTCGGTAATCACGTAAAACAGGACCGTGCCGACACTGATCAGGCGCACCATCTGTTGTTGCGTCAGATTTTCCATGTTTGCTTTCCCCGAAAGGCCCGGACCGGCCATCCCTGTGATAATTTTCGCACGCCTTTTCAGACGTGCGTGCCACTGGATCACTATATCTATTTATAACCTACATTTTCAAGCGGGTCCGATAGATTTCGCTCAATGCCTTGCCATGGCAATCCAGACCATGCAACTGTTCTGCCATTTCCCGCCCAAGCCTGCCCAGGCGCGCCCGTTCATCCCTGTTCCGCAGCAACCAGTTCATTTTAACGGCCAAGTCGCTGGAATCGCCATATATTGCATAGACGCCGGCGTCCCCAAGCAACTCACGGTTCACAGGCATGTCAAAGGCTACGATCGGCAGTCCGCAGGCCATATAGTCGAGCAGTTTACCATTGGACCCGAGCAGGGAAATCTTGGGGGATACGGCTATGTCACCTGCGGAGAGGTAGAACGGGGCCTTCTCGTAGTCGATTCTGCCGGTAAAGATTATCATCCGCTCGATACCGAGTTCCACGGCTTTGGCACGATATTCCTCTTCGGGGGCTCCCATGATCAGAAAACGGATCGGACTGCCCTTTGACCTGAGCAGGACAATGGAGGAGAGCAGGGCATCAATCCCCTGATTGCGATCCAGCGTGCCGAGATACACCACCAGCGGTACGCCAGGGGGGAGACGCAGCTTGTTGCGCACCTCCTCACGCCCGTAGGGGCGGAACAGGGCTGTATCGACTCCGTCCACCAGGGATGCGACCATTTTTTGGTCAGCCCCCCACGGGCCAACAAGGTCTCGGGCCGCGGAAACCGAGCTGGTTACGATAAGATCGGCGGATCGCATGTTGATGCGCCGTTCCAGCCAGGAATTGAAGCGGTGCAGCAAGGACCCCTCCTTGATAAAGCCCTGCTCGATCATCTCGCCGGTAAGACTTCCCTGATATTCAAACACGAGGGGAATGCCCAACCGCTTTTTAAGCCGTCCGCCAATCCAGGCGCCTTCGTGCCCATAGGCATGGATCAGGTGCGGCCTGAATGCTCGGGCGAACTTGAGCGCCTGATAGGACATAAGGATGTCGAAATACGGTTTATGCCAGGAAGGATGTACTGACAATTGTTTCAGCCATGGGACACGGGGCATCCTGATGGTTGCAACGCCCGGCATCTCGCGCCCAAGGTGGCAGGTGAAAATCCGGACATTGTGACCACAGCGTATAAGGGCTTTTGCCTCTTCGTAGGCCCTCACATCACATCCCCGGTCGGAAAAATAGGGGGTTGGAACGAGCAGCATGATCCTCAGCCTTCTTTCAAGCACAACAGATCATCTCCTTTGGCGCATTTGTCGTTTTCCTCAAGGTCACCGGCCGACCGAAACGCAACAAGCACATAAACCAAGCACAACAATATATATGCAGGTTATAACGTCAAGAGCGTGAAGCAAATATGCAAATTTCGAGAAAATCAGGATAGCTGCCCCGGGATACTCCGCGCGCCCTATTTTCCCCAGTAAGGAAGCGCGCCGGGCAAGCGAAGTCGCCACGAATCGGCAGGACCCGGCAAGGAACCATTGTGGCTCAAAAAGGGCCGACGCAGACTAGCTCGAGAACACACACAATAAAGGGTATAACCAATGTTATCCCCATAACGTCGGTTATACAGCCCTACTCATGCGCAGTAACGGATGTTTCCCTACCAATCCCCGCCCGCGGCATAACCCAAGTTATACCCTTTCAACGACAACAAAAGAGCATAAAACAATGTTTAGTGTTCAATTTCAATCATTTGAGCATATGGGGCAACTTGGTATTCAGCTTGCTGATATAGTTTTATATTGCGCAACAACAGACGACAAGCTGAACCAAATCCGGTTTAAATAAGCAAATGAAAGGGATGTGTATGAAAACGAAGAGGTTTTATCAGCATCTGTACGTCCAAGTGCTTACGGCGATTGCCATCGGTGTTGTCCTCGGCAACTTCTACCCGGAGACCGGCGTTGCCATGAAACCGTTCGGGGACGGCTTCATCAAGCTGATCAAGATGATCATCACCCCGGTGATCTTCTGTACGGTCGTCACCGGCATTGCCGGCATGGAGGACATGAAAAAGGTGGGCCGGGTCGGAGCCAAGGCGCTGATCTACTTCGAGGTGCTCACCACGCTGGCCCTCGCCATCGGCCTTATCGTGGTGAACGTCATCCGGCCGGGCGATGGTTTCAACGCCGACGTGACCAAGCTCGATACGAAAGCTCTCGCCGCCTTTACCACCCAGGCAAAATCCCATTCCACGGTCGATTTTCTGCTCAACATCATCCCGTCGAGCGTGGTTGACGCCTTTGCCA
This window harbors:
- a CDS encoding MFS transporter; translated protein: MTSPLHHKPFLLFLLARAAATIAYQMTGVAVGWQIYSLTHRAFDLGLVGLVQFIPSAALVLLVGHVADRYDRRRIVFLAQFVEAAALAGLCLGSHAQWAGREAILAFIFLIGIARAFEFTTLQTLVPSLVDQETLPKAVALNASVRQAAVIIGPMMGGFLYIAGPAVVYAVSGALFLLSAAAIAAIRIERPLSLLREPVSLHFVFAGVSYIRSRRVVLGAISLDLFAVLLGGATALLPIYARDILSAGPWGLGFLRSAPAVGAFAASVYLARQPLQRKVGKVMFAAVTWFGIATIVFALSTSLALSFAALVVLGWSDMLSVVIRSTLVQLETPDEMRGRVSAVNAIFIGTSNELGEFESGLTAAWFGAMPAALIGGIGTLLVVLLWRRFFPELAQRERLQAD
- a CDS encoding transporter substrate-binding domain-containing protein, encoding MTTRPGQRHRQTSGPRAGLGRILRAGFAVLLLCLPVLPAFGATDTQSRNPGDKVIIVGGNRAYPPYEFLDKDGQPAGYNVDLTRAIAKVMGMKVEFRFGAWSEMRTALMNGEIDVLQGISFSEERLGSITFSPPHTIVHHAIFARKDTKPVNSIQELHGKEIIVFRDGIMHDSLRNLGFSGDLHFSDTPADALRLLASGAHDYAVVAILPGMYLIRELHLTNVVPVATSIAAQKYCYGVRKGNDELMTRISEGLAILHKTGQYQAIYDKWLGTLEPPPVSWERAVRYGALALVLLLLILAATVVWSRTLQKRVALRTQELARESAERKRALEELRRHQDKLIQADKMASLGILVSGVAHEINNPNGLILLNMPILKEVYQDAVEVLEAHYHESGDFPLGGLPYSRMRNEVPHMLDEMLEGSKRIKRIVEELKDFARQDDNSGSDLFDLNQVAQAAVRLVDSSLRKATVNFSAEYAADIPQVRGNTQRIEQVVVNLLLNACQALPNTECKISLATFRVSNARIVALTITDEGVGIASEHIPRLTDPFFTTKRETGGTGLGLSVSAGIVNEHGGTLKFTSTPGAGTTVILTLPAAEETP
- a CDS encoding sigma-54-dependent transcriptional regulator; the protein is MNQNLYPPFCILLVDDEPAWLRSLSLTLERSAGITNIITCQDSREVKEIIASRNVGLILLDLTMPHVSGEDLLTMIAEQHPETTTIVISGMNQLETAVRCMRLGAFDYFVKTVEEDRLVGGVLRAIRMLELQRENHEMSSRVLTGSLRHPEAFTAIITANQAMHAIFSYVEAVAVSPQPLLITGESGVGKELLARATHLLSGCAGPLVAVNVAGLDDTVFADTLFGHIKGAFTGADHQRRGMIEEAADGTLFLDEIGDLSIPSQIKLLRLLQEGEYFPLGSDRPKRLKARIIVATHHDLAQKEADGRFRRDLFYRLRTHHVQVPPLRERKEDIPLLLDYFLGKVAHSLGKKKPTPPRELALLLATYSFPGNVRELKAMIYDAVSVHRDHILSMDTFLRGIGQPDSSPVAAAPEGNPFSCLERLPSFSEATELLVSEAITRAKGNQTIAARLLGISQPALSKRLKLAREQEE
- a CDS encoding chromate transporter: MLLWHIFWVYTRVALFSWGGGPASLALMQRETTTAFWLPPGGTAPVPWMSPEEFADAVAVGNALPGPVAPQVSACVGYKLAGVPGAVAAAAGTVVPTTLLMLIMVAYFFHVKDSPNIAAALKVVRPLVVGLLLWTAYDMAFSVFGAGKNGWGTALTIGWDKIIFVLAAFVLLTLTRINPALIIFGGALIGGMLYR
- a CDS encoding AAA family ATPase; translated protein: MENLTQQQMVRLISVGTVLFYVITDNEQRSERLLNQVAARLKGMGPPIVWTCTTGLSREGAVVPDTADPLKALDFAIAHPGPFMMIMKDVHRLWRDNPLLVRKFKDLASASSGKGKVAVILGDEEWVPHVLREDCIMVTQGLPGIGEIQDFLKYMLNREPSFAKACQEDPTLFERLAVAARGLDLVDLERSVRLLRLDEVAGGTNPVAALLENKRRIIQQSGIMELVTDVVGCNQLGGMENLKHWLERRTCAFGLDGISAGVGLPRGVLVMGIAGCGKSLFVKSIAAEWHLPLIRLDMSTVYGGLFGTPEASLRQAFDTAGAVAPCVLWIDEIESGITTHGFKSEGGAASRVLGTFLTWMQEKREPVFVAATANAIEMLPAEVLRKGRFDEIFYVGLPEVAAREQIFRIHLTKRQVEPASFDIPLLAGSTRGFSGAEIEQAVNSAVFEALADRRPMTQQDLMVMISQTVPLSVTMAEQIKKIEAWAFKRAVPAAGKFR
- a CDS encoding glycosyltransferase family 4 protein, producing MLERRLRIMLLVPTPYFSDRGCDVRAYEEAKALIRCGHNVRIFTCHLGREMPGVATIRMPRVPWLKQLSVHPSWHKPYFDILMSYQALKFARAFRPHLIHAYGHEGAWIGGRLKKRLGIPLVFEYQGSLTGEMIEQGFIKEGSLLHRFNSWLERRINMRSADLIVTSSVSAARDLVGPWGADQKMVASLVDGVDTALFRPYGREEVRNKLRLPPGVPLVVYLGTLDRNQGIDALLSSIVLLRSKGSPIRFLIMGAPEEEYRAKAVELGIERMIIFTGRIDYEKAPFYLSAGDIAVSPKISLLGSNGKLLDYMACGLPIVAFDMPVNRELLGDAGVYAIYGDSSDLAVKMNWLLRNRDERARLGRLGREMAEQLHGLDCHGKALSEIYRTRLKM